In Daphnia pulicaria isolate SC F1-1A chromosome 5, SC_F0-13Bv2, whole genome shotgun sequence, a single genomic region encodes these proteins:
- the LOC124341411 gene encoding FK506-binding protein 2-like translates to MKSFLKLPFALLFLLIAVKAQEQQLIIEVLYLPTDCPIKSQNLDILTTDYTGTLEDGTVFDSSVGGEPFSFTLGVGEVIKGWDMGLLDMCVTERRKLTIPPSLAYGEQGTSDGVIPPNATIIFDVELLGINRP, encoded by the exons atgaaaagCTTTTTGAAACTGCCGTTTGCTTTGCTATTCCTGTTGATTGCAGTCAAAGCGCAAGAACAACAACTAATTATCGAAGTCCTTTATTTGCCTACCGATTGCCCGATTAAATCGCAAAATTTGGACATTTTAACTACGGACTACACCGGAACGCTTGAGGATGGCACCGTCTTTGATTCCAG TGTTGGCGGAGAACCTTTCAGCTTTACATTGGGAGTCGGAGAAGTGATTAAAGGATGGGATATG GGTTTGCTGGATATGTGTGTGACGGAACGACGCAAGTTGACCATTCCGCCATCATTGGCTTATGGTGAGCAAGGAACCAGTGACGGAGTTATCCCACCAA acgctACTATCATTTTCGATGTTGAATTGTTGGGAATCAATCGGCCGTAA
- the LOC124340913 gene encoding chorion peroxidase-like isoform X3: MDRKRLILGYVVLFLNFQIGNVRSDHHRIKRQIEFGANVDEFLGRSLFRPFSNGGFIASQTGFDIRFITSAQLDAESSQASDRISDIIRFEESLIENEIRIQPNTAAFSHLKIVQPTADAQQLAREALLVIEATRQLQRKFNLTPVETGLGLTFHSTRQTIQFPACRSKPPCMQHFGSGVKYRTIDGSCNNLEKTSWGMARSTFQRILPPAYSDGVFAPRIAMDGTALPSARFISLVIVSHHDAPRADLSLLWMVFGQFIDHDLTLSPTFVLSDNSGIECCSADGGSMLPESSRHPQCLPIEIPADDPFYRNFNQRCMNFVRTTPGLRPDCNFGYAEQLNELTHWLDGSQIYGSDAETMTKLRDFHQGRLRSTRFNGRSIVPLDPKSNVTRTEDCKTSSCYIAGDIRLTEQPQLTVIHTLWLREHNQIAAELSRLNPGWSDENIFQEARRIVVAEYQFIIYNEFLPIILGKRYMDIFNLSISQSPLYYGNGNGDYDATIDPSIQNEFATAAYRMGHSLVQGLVKLFSQSGQVNEESSFTLSNMLDAVSPIGKDSAWMDEALRGLLEQPMQNFDSSFTPEITNKLFRGEKPFGMDLVALNIQRGRDHGIPGYNSYREICGMKRADHFRGLSPQIPDDMITQLKHIYRSVDDVDLFVGGILETPVYDSLVGPTFLCIIGDQFARLKKADRFFYDAGNQLHSFNQRQIEEIRKASLARIICDHSDGTIRIIQPLALRTPGEINGRKRCDGPSISRLNFEAWAGEPIF, translated from the exons ATGGACCGAAAGCGACTAATTCTTGGCTACGTGGtgctgtttttaaattttcagattGGCAACGTTCGTTCAGACCATCATCGCATCAAACGACAGATAGAGTTTGGGGCGAATGTCGACGAATTTCTCGGCCGCAGTTTATTTCGCCCATTTTCCA ACGGGGGATTTATTGCGAGCCAAACAGGATTCGACATTCGTTTTATAACCAGTGCACAACTAGATGCGGAAAGCAGTCAAGCTTCCGACCGAATCAGCGACATCATCCGCTTTGAGGAGTCCCTGATCGAGAACGAAATCCGCATTCAACCTAACACGGCTGCCTTTAGCCATTTAAAGATAGTTCAACCTACGGCCGACGCTCAGCAGTTGGCACGGGAGGCCCTTCTTGTCATCGAAGCTACTCGCCAACTTCAGCGAAA ATTCAACCTGACGCCGGTAGAGACTGGTTTGGGTCTCACATTCCACTCGACTCGTCAGACTATCCAGTTTCCTGCATGTCGATCCAAACCTCCGTGCATGCAACACTTTGGATCCGGCGTCAAGTACCGAACAATCGACGGATCGTGTAATAATTTAGAGAAAACATCTTGGGGCATGGCTCGATCGACATTTCAGCGCATCCTACCTCCCGCTTACAGCGACG GTGTTTTTGCGCCAAGAATAGCCATGGATGGAACAGCCCTTCCTAGTGCACGCTTCATCAGCCTTGTAATAGTCTCTCATCACGATGCTCCACGGGCTGACTTGTCGCTGTTGTGGATGGTCTTCG GTCAGTTTATCGATCATGACCTGACATTGTCGCCAACCTTTGTCTTGT CTGACAATTCCGGAATTGAATGCTGCTCGGCAGATGGCGGATCGATGTTGCCAGAATCTTCACGCCATCCACAGTGTTTGCCCATTGAAATCCCAGCTGACGATCCGTTTTACCGCAATTTCAATCAACGTTGCATGAATTTTGTCCGAACCACGCCCGGATTACGACCCGATTGCAACTTTGGATACGCCGAACAA TTGAACGAGCTCACTCACTGGCTGGATGGATctcaaat CTACGGTAGCGATGCAGAAACAATGACGAAATTGCGTGATTTCCATCAGGGAAGACTGCGTTCTACTAGATTTAATGGAAGGTCAATTGTTCCGCTGGATCCCAAGTCTAATGTCACTCGGACGGAAGACTGCAAGACTAGTTCTTGTTACATAGCTG GAGACATAAGACTTACTGAACAACCACAACTGACAG TGATACACACACTTTGGTTGAGGGAGCACAACCAAATTGCTGCAGAATTATCTCGTCTCAATCCTGGCTGGAGTGACGAAAACATTTTCCAGGAAGCTCGTCGTATTGTCGTAGCCGAATATCAGTTCATAATCTACAACGAATTCCTTCCGATTATTCTAG GTAAACGGTACATGGATATTTTTAACTTGAGCATATCCCAATCGCCGTTGTACTACGGAAACGGAAACGGTGATTACGATGCAACAATTGATCCGTCGATACAAAATGAATTCGCCACGGCTGCCTACCGGATGGGCCATTCTCTCGTTCAAGGTCTTGTCAA ATTATTCAGCCAAAGCGGACAGGTAAATGAAGAAAGTTCGTTCACTCTGAGCAATATGTTGGATGCCGTTTCACCTATTGGCAAAGACTCTGCTTGGATGGATGAAGCTTTGCGGGGATTGCTCGAACAACCGATGCAGAACTTCGATTCATCATTTACTCCGGAAATAACCAACAAACTCTTTCG TGGTGAAAAACCATTTGGAATGGATTTGGTGGCACTGAACATTCAACGAG gTCGAGATCATGGAATACCTGGCTACAATAGTTACCGAGAAATTTGTGGGATGAAAAGAGCAGATCATTTCCGTGGATTATCTCCCCAGATACCAGATGAT ATGATAACACAGCTCAAGCACATCTATCGATCTGTGGACGATGTAGATCTCTTTGTAGGTGGGATACTGGAGACTCCAGTTTATGACAGTCTCGTTGGGCCGACGTTTCTGTGCATCATTGGAGACCAATTCGCACGGTTGAAAAAAGCTGATCGCTTCTTTTACGACGCTGGCAACCAGCTTCATTcttttaatcaaa GGCAAATAGAGGAAATTCGTAAGGCGAGTTTAGCCAGAATTATCTGTGACCATAGCGATGGTACCATTCGCATTATTCAACCTCTAGCGTTACGAACTCCTGGAGAAAT aaacggCAGGAAAAGGTGCGATGGACCATCAATTTCACGACTAAATTTTGAAGCTTGGGCAGGAGAACCGATCTTCTAA
- the LOC124340913 gene encoding chorion peroxidase-like isoform X2, with protein MDRKRLILGYVVLFLNFQIGNVRSDHHRIKRQIEFGANVDEFLGRSLFRPFSNDGGFIASQTGFDIRFITSAQLDAESSQASDRISDIIRFEESLIENEIRIQPNTAAFSHLKIVQPTADAQQLAREALLVIEATRQLQRKFNLTPVETGLGLTFHSTRQTIQFPACRSKPPCMQHFGSGVKYRTIDGSCNNLEKTSWGMARSTFQRILPPAYSDGVFAPRIAMDGTALPSARFISLVIVSHHDAPRADLSLLWMVFGQFIDHDLTLSPTFVLSDNSGIECCSADGGSMLPESSRHPQCLPIEIPADDPFYRNFNQRCMNFVRTTPGLRPDCNFGYAEQLNELTHWLDGSQIYGSDAETMTKLRDFHQGRLRSTRFNGRSIVPLDPKSNVTRTEDCKTSSCYIAGDIRLTEQPQLTVIHTLWLREHNQIAAELSRLNPGWSDENIFQEARRIVVAEYQFIIYNEFLPIILGKRYMDIFNLSISQSPLYYGNGNGDYDATIDPSIQNEFATAAYRMGHSLVQGLVKLFSQSGQVNEESSFTLSNMLDAVSPIGKDSAWMDEALRGLLEQPMQNFDSSFTPEITNKLFRGEKPFGMDLVALNIQRGRDHGIPGYNSYREICGMKRADHFRGLSPQIPDDMITQLKHIYRSVDDVDLFVGGILETPVYDSLVGPTFLCIIGDQFARLKKADRFFYDAGNQLHSFNQRQIEEIRKASLARIICDHSDGTIRIIQPLALRTPGEINGRKRCDGPSISRLNFEAWAGEPIF; from the exons ATGGACCGAAAGCGACTAATTCTTGGCTACGTGGtgctgtttttaaattttcagattGGCAACGTTCGTTCAGACCATCATCGCATCAAACGACAGATAGAGTTTGGGGCGAATGTCGACGAATTTCTCGGCCGCAGTTTATTTCGCCCATTTTCCAACG ACGGGGGATTTATTGCGAGCCAAACAGGATTCGACATTCGTTTTATAACCAGTGCACAACTAGATGCGGAAAGCAGTCAAGCTTCCGACCGAATCAGCGACATCATCCGCTTTGAGGAGTCCCTGATCGAGAACGAAATCCGCATTCAACCTAACACGGCTGCCTTTAGCCATTTAAAGATAGTTCAACCTACGGCCGACGCTCAGCAGTTGGCACGGGAGGCCCTTCTTGTCATCGAAGCTACTCGCCAACTTCAGCGAAA ATTCAACCTGACGCCGGTAGAGACTGGTTTGGGTCTCACATTCCACTCGACTCGTCAGACTATCCAGTTTCCTGCATGTCGATCCAAACCTCCGTGCATGCAACACTTTGGATCCGGCGTCAAGTACCGAACAATCGACGGATCGTGTAATAATTTAGAGAAAACATCTTGGGGCATGGCTCGATCGACATTTCAGCGCATCCTACCTCCCGCTTACAGCGACG GTGTTTTTGCGCCAAGAATAGCCATGGATGGAACAGCCCTTCCTAGTGCACGCTTCATCAGCCTTGTAATAGTCTCTCATCACGATGCTCCACGGGCTGACTTGTCGCTGTTGTGGATGGTCTTCG GTCAGTTTATCGATCATGACCTGACATTGTCGCCAACCTTTGTCTTGT CTGACAATTCCGGAATTGAATGCTGCTCGGCAGATGGCGGATCGATGTTGCCAGAATCTTCACGCCATCCACAGTGTTTGCCCATTGAAATCCCAGCTGACGATCCGTTTTACCGCAATTTCAATCAACGTTGCATGAATTTTGTCCGAACCACGCCCGGATTACGACCCGATTGCAACTTTGGATACGCCGAACAA TTGAACGAGCTCACTCACTGGCTGGATGGATctcaaat CTACGGTAGCGATGCAGAAACAATGACGAAATTGCGTGATTTCCATCAGGGAAGACTGCGTTCTACTAGATTTAATGGAAGGTCAATTGTTCCGCTGGATCCCAAGTCTAATGTCACTCGGACGGAAGACTGCAAGACTAGTTCTTGTTACATAGCTG GAGACATAAGACTTACTGAACAACCACA ACTTACAGTGATACACACACTTTGGTTGAGGGAGCACAACCAAATTGCTGCAGAATTATCTCGTCTCAATCCTGGCTGGAGTGACGAAAACATTTTCCAGGAAGCTCGTCGTATTGTCGTAGCCGAATATCAGTTCATAATCTACAACGAATTCCTTCCGATTATTCTAG GTAAACGGTACATGGATATTTTTAACTTGAGCATATCCCAATCGCCGTTGTACTACGGAAACGGAAACGGTGATTACGATGCAACAATTGATCCGTCGATACAAAATGAATTCGCCACGGCTGCCTACCGGATGGGCCATTCTCTCGTTCAAGGTCTTGTCAA ATTATTCAGCCAAAGCGGACAGGTAAATGAAGAAAGTTCGTTCACTCTGAGCAATATGTTGGATGCCGTTTCACCTATTGGCAAAGACTCTGCTTGGATGGATGAAGCTTTGCGGGGATTGCTCGAACAACCGATGCAGAACTTCGATTCATCATTTACTCCGGAAATAACCAACAAACTCTTTCG TGGTGAAAAACCATTTGGAATGGATTTGGTGGCACTGAACATTCAACGAG gTCGAGATCATGGAATACCTGGCTACAATAGTTACCGAGAAATTTGTGGGATGAAAAGAGCAGATCATTTCCGTGGATTATCTCCCCAGATACCAGATGAT ATGATAACACAGCTCAAGCACATCTATCGATCTGTGGACGATGTAGATCTCTTTGTAGGTGGGATACTGGAGACTCCAGTTTATGACAGTCTCGTTGGGCCGACGTTTCTGTGCATCATTGGAGACCAATTCGCACGGTTGAAAAAAGCTGATCGCTTCTTTTACGACGCTGGCAACCAGCTTCATTcttttaatcaaa GGCAAATAGAGGAAATTCGTAAGGCGAGTTTAGCCAGAATTATCTGTGACCATAGCGATGGTACCATTCGCATTATTCAACCTCTAGCGTTACGAACTCCTGGAGAAAT aaacggCAGGAAAAGGTGCGATGGACCATCAATTTCACGACTAAATTTTGAAGCTTGGGCAGGAGAACCGATCTTCTAA
- the LOC124341101 gene encoding cyanophycinase-like encodes MIYITLITFTSWLLTLTLGQNLVLIGGNLRVDNAIVWEKMVKLAGGQDVARIGVVSASDDVTTEGDRVIGTFLRLGVKVTGIPVNESRVNDTAVVNIIMQQTGIFIVEDSEDKPDSFWNRFTSLIRPTGSPGEPPMGVVCYETTSYKRQNLLETLRPSGVDSPVLRAIQSVLKKGGMVAGNAAIMGKAPVIISGDSISSLLAGTRFFSSPRDQFLFRKEGGLALLNMDYVIDSHLSEKGREMRTIRTLLESNITRGIGVDENTALVVNNPLAMPVGKVVTALGVISGVFYVDVSMVPAVSMTNALYENVIFSFFTVDDSLDFTSGKVIYPSWKKRMFGLEQFKSAVPSDDIFSLVWPSQWRQTALRLMNCNEMNVTSHSPASIVPLVPGVTVVFDRSGAVGFAAHLPDNFSNTYVISFQGMSASVKVLRIL; translated from the exons ATGATTTACATTACTCTGATTACTTTTACGTCATGGCTGCTGACTCTGACTCTTGGGCAGAATTTAGTCCTCATTGGTGGTAATCTGAGAGTAGACAACGCCATTGTTTGGGAAAAGATGGTTAAACTGGCT GGCGGACAGGATGTGGCTCGGATTGGAGTCGTTTCGGCTTCGGATGACGTAACAACTGAAGGGGACAGAGTAATTGGCACTTTTCTGCGACTAGGAGTCAAAGTGACTGGCATTCCTGTGAATGAATCTCGAGTTAACGATACTGCTGTG GTCAACATAATCATGCAACAGACTGGCATTTTCATCGTGGAAGATTCAGAAGATAAACCTGACAGCTTTTGGAACAGGTTTACTTCATTAATTCGCCCTACTGGTTCGCCTGGGGAACCACCTATGGGTGTTGTCTGTTACGAAACTACCAGTTACAAACGACAGAATCTTCTTGAAACACTACGGCCGTCAGGTGTCGATTCTCCGGTGTTGAGGGCTATCCAGTCAGTCCTTAAAAAAGGCGGAATGGTGGCCGGCAATGCTGCCATTATG GGCAAGGCGCCTGTGATTATCAGTGGCGATTCAATCAGCTCTTTATTGGCTGGtactcgtttcttttcttcgcctCGAGATCAATTTTTGTTCCGGAAGGAAGGAGGCCTTGCTCTTCTCAACATGGACTACGTGATTGATAGCCATTTGAGTGAAAAAGGTCGAGAAATGCGAACTATCAGGACATTGTTGGAAAGCAATATCACCAGAGGCATCGGCGTCGATGAAAATACAGCACTAGTTGTCAATAACCCATTGGCCATGCCTGTTGGCAAA GTTGTCACTGCATTGGGTGTCATCAGTGGCGTCTTCTACGTTGATGTTTCCATGGTTCCCGCTGTGTCGATGACGAACGCTCTTTATGAGAATgtcattttctcgtttttcacCGTCGACGACTCATTGGATTTTACCTCAG GGAAAGTCATTTATCCTTCGTGGAAGAAAAGGATGTTTGGCCTAGAGCAGTTCAAGAGTGCCGTTCCGTCTGACGATATTTTTTCGCTTGTGTGGCCGTCCCAGTGGCGACAGACTGCCCTTCGGCTGATGAATTGTAACGAGATGAACGTGACTAGTCATTCACCAGCATCGATCGTGCCACTAGTTCCCGGCGTCACGGTCGTCTTCGATCGCTCAGGGGCCGTTGGGTTCGCAGCTCATTTGCCCGATAACTTCAGCAACACATACGTCATATCTTTCCAAGGGATGTCCGCTTCTGTCAAGGTGCTCAGGATACTGTAA
- the LOC124340913 gene encoding chorion peroxidase-like isoform X1, translated as MDRKRLILGYVVLFLNFQIGNVRSDHHRIKRQIEFGANVDEFLGRSLFRPFSNDGGFIASQTGFDIRFITSAQLDAESSQASDRISDIIRFEESLIENEIRIQPNTAAFSHLKIVQPTADAQQLAREALLVIEATRQLQRKFNLTPVETGLGLTFHSTRQTIQFPACRSKPPCMQHFGSGVKYRTIDGSCNNLEKTSWGMARSTFQRILPPAYSDGVFAPRIAMDGTALPSARFISLVIVSHHDAPRADLSLLWMVFGQFIDHDLTLSPTFVLSDNSGIECCSADGGSMLPESSRHPQCLPIEIPADDPFYRNFNQRCMNFVRTTPGLRPDCNFGYAEQLNELTHWLDGSQIYGSDAETMTKLRDFHQGRLRSTRFNGRSIVPLDPKSNVTRTEDCKTSSCYIAGDIRLTEQPQLTVIHTLWLREHNQIAAELSRLNPGWSDENIFQEARRIVVAEYQFIIYNEFLPIILGKRYMDIFNLSISQSPLYYGNGNGDYDATIDPSIQNEFATAAYRMGHSLVQGLVKLFSQSGQVNEESSFTLSNMLDAVSPIGKDSAWMDEALRGLLEQPMQNFDSSFTPEITNKLFRGEKPFGMDLVALNIQRGRDHGIPGYNSYREICGMKRADHFRGLSPQIPDDMITQLKHIYRSVDDVDLFVGGILETPVYDSLVGPTFLCIIGDQFARLKKADRFFYDAGNQLHSFNQRQIEEIRKASLARIICDHSDGTIRIIQPLALRTPGEINGRKRCDGPSISRLNFEAWAGEPIF; from the exons ATGGACCGAAAGCGACTAATTCTTGGCTACGTGGtgctgtttttaaattttcagattGGCAACGTTCGTTCAGACCATCATCGCATCAAACGACAGATAGAGTTTGGGGCGAATGTCGACGAATTTCTCGGCCGCAGTTTATTTCGCCCATTTTCCAACG ACGGGGGATTTATTGCGAGCCAAACAGGATTCGACATTCGTTTTATAACCAGTGCACAACTAGATGCGGAAAGCAGTCAAGCTTCCGACCGAATCAGCGACATCATCCGCTTTGAGGAGTCCCTGATCGAGAACGAAATCCGCATTCAACCTAACACGGCTGCCTTTAGCCATTTAAAGATAGTTCAACCTACGGCCGACGCTCAGCAGTTGGCACGGGAGGCCCTTCTTGTCATCGAAGCTACTCGCCAACTTCAGCGAAA ATTCAACCTGACGCCGGTAGAGACTGGTTTGGGTCTCACATTCCACTCGACTCGTCAGACTATCCAGTTTCCTGCATGTCGATCCAAACCTCCGTGCATGCAACACTTTGGATCCGGCGTCAAGTACCGAACAATCGACGGATCGTGTAATAATTTAGAGAAAACATCTTGGGGCATGGCTCGATCGACATTTCAGCGCATCCTACCTCCCGCTTACAGCGACG GTGTTTTTGCGCCAAGAATAGCCATGGATGGAACAGCCCTTCCTAGTGCACGCTTCATCAGCCTTGTAATAGTCTCTCATCACGATGCTCCACGGGCTGACTTGTCGCTGTTGTGGATGGTCTTCG GTCAGTTTATCGATCATGACCTGACATTGTCGCCAACCTTTGTCTTGT CTGACAATTCCGGAATTGAATGCTGCTCGGCAGATGGCGGATCGATGTTGCCAGAATCTTCACGCCATCCACAGTGTTTGCCCATTGAAATCCCAGCTGACGATCCGTTTTACCGCAATTTCAATCAACGTTGCATGAATTTTGTCCGAACCACGCCCGGATTACGACCCGATTGCAACTTTGGATACGCCGAACAA TTGAACGAGCTCACTCACTGGCTGGATGGATctcaaat CTACGGTAGCGATGCAGAAACAATGACGAAATTGCGTGATTTCCATCAGGGAAGACTGCGTTCTACTAGATTTAATGGAAGGTCAATTGTTCCGCTGGATCCCAAGTCTAATGTCACTCGGACGGAAGACTGCAAGACTAGTTCTTGTTACATAGCTG GAGACATAAGACTTACTGAACAACCACAACTGACAG TGATACACACACTTTGGTTGAGGGAGCACAACCAAATTGCTGCAGAATTATCTCGTCTCAATCCTGGCTGGAGTGACGAAAACATTTTCCAGGAAGCTCGTCGTATTGTCGTAGCCGAATATCAGTTCATAATCTACAACGAATTCCTTCCGATTATTCTAG GTAAACGGTACATGGATATTTTTAACTTGAGCATATCCCAATCGCCGTTGTACTACGGAAACGGAAACGGTGATTACGATGCAACAATTGATCCGTCGATACAAAATGAATTCGCCACGGCTGCCTACCGGATGGGCCATTCTCTCGTTCAAGGTCTTGTCAA ATTATTCAGCCAAAGCGGACAGGTAAATGAAGAAAGTTCGTTCACTCTGAGCAATATGTTGGATGCCGTTTCACCTATTGGCAAAGACTCTGCTTGGATGGATGAAGCTTTGCGGGGATTGCTCGAACAACCGATGCAGAACTTCGATTCATCATTTACTCCGGAAATAACCAACAAACTCTTTCG TGGTGAAAAACCATTTGGAATGGATTTGGTGGCACTGAACATTCAACGAG gTCGAGATCATGGAATACCTGGCTACAATAGTTACCGAGAAATTTGTGGGATGAAAAGAGCAGATCATTTCCGTGGATTATCTCCCCAGATACCAGATGAT ATGATAACACAGCTCAAGCACATCTATCGATCTGTGGACGATGTAGATCTCTTTGTAGGTGGGATACTGGAGACTCCAGTTTATGACAGTCTCGTTGGGCCGACGTTTCTGTGCATCATTGGAGACCAATTCGCACGGTTGAAAAAAGCTGATCGCTTCTTTTACGACGCTGGCAACCAGCTTCATTcttttaatcaaa GGCAAATAGAGGAAATTCGTAAGGCGAGTTTAGCCAGAATTATCTGTGACCATAGCGATGGTACCATTCGCATTATTCAACCTCTAGCGTTACGAACTCCTGGAGAAAT aaacggCAGGAAAAGGTGCGATGGACCATCAATTTCACGACTAAATTTTGAAGCTTGGGCAGGAGAACCGATCTTCTAA
- the LOC124341194 gene encoding uncharacterized protein LOC124341194, which produces MANFDGTSSSPLLKLAKQPGSRYNGGPFRGTYPTIGLPPGSSSQELLFHVVSSDQTGPDGKSFELVSLVPKDWVDVDFKYFLHPHPDFNVNGLYTWEWLLINFKKRRYPELTFVEYDIMDLTTECPVPYEEAENEISKVLNTLQETQLGSNESLESWERPPKELSFCSNGDTSSHALMQLAKRMDNSKNLSRSFSASTPNSRPGSGSKPFPTTCGNIAKKPRTIVSKKGAASKGTDDERNSTHSRNQSVISLDSEPNASSNRNNSETRFTGVTALQKRNSVSNGETGIAVQNNIPTNTTDDAAWKAQVLQGINATNTLLKHLIPSKKFIETCLDKTWITFGKR; this is translated from the exons ATGGCGAATTTTGACGGTACCAGCTCGTCTCCTCTTCTGAAATTGGCAAAGCAA CCAGGTAGTCGTTACAATGGAGGCCCATTTCGAGGGACGTATCCCACGATTGGCCTTCCTCCAGGATCGTCAAGTCAAGAGCTGCTTTTTCACGTGGTCTCCAGTGATCAAACCGGGCCTGATGGGAAGTCGTTTGAACTTGTATCCTTGGTGCCAAAAGATTGGGTAGatgtagatttcaaatattttcttcatccCCATCCTGACTTTAATGTCAACGGACTCTACACTTGGGAATGGCTTTTgattaatttcaaaaagcGCAGGTACCCTGAGCTGACTTTTGTAGAATACGACATAATGGATCTTACCACTGAATGCCCTG TTCCTTATGAAGAAGCTGAGAATGAAATTAGTAAAGTTTTAAACACCTTGCAAGAAACTCAGCTAGGAAGCAACGAGAGCCTCGAATCCTGGGAACGACCTCCGAAAGAGCTCTCTTTTT gCTCTAATGGTGATACAAGTTCGCACGCCCTTATGCAGCTAGCGAAAAGAATGGATAACTCCAAAAACTTGTCTAGAAGCTTTTCTGCAAGTACTCCTAATAGTAGAC CTGGTTCTGGTAGCAAGCCTTTTCCTACTACTTGTGGAAATATTGCGAAAAAGCCTCGAACAATTGTCAGTAAGAAAGGAGCAGCATCAAAGGGAACGGACGATGAGCGAAATTCTACTCATAGTAGAAATCAATCCGTGATTTCTCTTGACAGTGAACCGAACGCAAGTTCTAATCGTAACAATTCCGAAACGAGATTTACGGGAGTAACGGCTTTACAAAAACGAAATAGTGTTTCCAATGGTGAGACCGGAATTGCAGTTCAGAACAATATTCCAACAAACACTACTG ATGATGCAGCTTGGAAAGCCCAAGTGTTGCAGGGCATAAATGCCACTAATACATTACTGAAGCATTTGATTccgtcaaaaaaatttatagaaacATGTCTCGATAAAACATGGATCACTTTCGGAAAACGGTAG